Proteins encoded together in one Priestia aryabhattai window:
- a CDS encoding macrolide family glycosyltransferase, whose amino-acid sequence MGKVLFFNFPGEGHINPTIALVEELVKKGEEVVYYCVEEYKNKIKKTGASFRPYENFIHNIDMVERMTERVDPLEMLLHMGRSMDKIIETVLQEISNEKYDYVIYDNNFAAGWIIADVLKIPKVSSCTTFAINEEVFLSLMKSRGEIDKTSPKYKEVEEISKKWKQKYGVTLNDKQNLMSCPGDITLVYTSKLYQPHAEKFDDSFIFVGPSIASRKDIEPLSLENISNDKLIFISMGTVFNQQPELYRTCFEAFGKSSAKVILSIGKQTGIDQFKDIPANFIVRNYVPQLEILQQADIFITHGGMNSSSEGLYFGIPLLVIPVMGDQPIVAKRIEELGAGLQLNRHELDAVTLRNATEQVLSNPAFKEKSLEVGKSLKEAGGYKKAVEAILNFKENVTKNN is encoded by the coding sequence ATGGGAAAAGTTTTATTTTTCAATTTTCCTGGAGAAGGCCACATTAATCCTACAATTGCACTAGTGGAAGAATTGGTGAAAAAGGGAGAAGAGGTCGTCTATTACTGTGTAGAGGAATATAAAAACAAAATAAAAAAAACTGGAGCTTCTTTTCGTCCTTATGAAAATTTTATACACAATATAGATATGGTGGAAAGGATGACAGAAAGAGTAGACCCTCTTGAAATGCTATTACATATGGGACGTTCCATGGATAAAATTATAGAGACTGTTCTACAGGAGATAAGCAATGAAAAATACGATTATGTTATTTATGACAATAATTTCGCTGCAGGATGGATCATCGCCGATGTATTGAAGATACCTAAAGTATCTTCTTGTACAACGTTTGCTATCAATGAAGAAGTCTTTTTGAGCCTTATGAAAAGTAGAGGAGAAATTGATAAAACATCTCCAAAATATAAAGAAGTTGAAGAGATATCAAAAAAATGGAAACAAAAATATGGAGTAACACTCAACGATAAACAAAATCTGATGTCGTGTCCTGGGGATATCACTCTTGTATACACCTCCAAGCTATATCAACCTCATGCTGAAAAGTTTGATGATTCTTTTATTTTTGTTGGGCCTTCTATTGCCTCACGGAAGGATATAGAACCTTTATCTTTAGAGAATATTTCTAATGATAAACTTATCTTTATTTCGATGGGAACAGTATTTAATCAACAACCTGAATTATATAGGACTTGTTTTGAAGCATTTGGAAAGAGTTCTGCTAAAGTTATATTATCAATAGGAAAACAAACTGGTATTGATCAATTCAAAGATATTCCAGCTAATTTCATTGTGCGTAATTATGTACCGCAGTTAGAAATACTACAACAAGCTGACATATTCATTACCCATGGGGGGATGAATAGTTCCAGTGAAGGCCTCTATTTTGGCATTCCTCTTCTTGTTATTCCTGTTATGGGGGATCAACCGATAGTCGCCAAACGAATTGAAGAATTAGGAGCTGGATTACAGCTCAACCGTCACGAACTAGATGCTGTTACACTAAGAAATGCCACAGAACAAGTACTATCAAACCCTGCATTTAAAGAGAAAAGTTTAGAAGTTGGAAAGTCTTTAAAGGAGGCTGGAGGATATAAAAAAGCAGTAGAAGCTATTTTGAATTTTAAAGAGAATGTTACTAAAAATAATTAG
- a CDS encoding TerC family protein, whose amino-acid sequence MESIWLEYAWALLILIGLEGLLSADNALVLAVIAKHLPDDEKKRAINYGILMAFIFRFVALFAISFIANVWWIQAVGAAYLLYLGLKHVIKARLGKHNENIHKDDEKESAGKGFWPTVGKIALADLAFAIDSILAAVAIALGLPDSQFGEIGGMDGGQFAVVVLGGIAGLILIKFAATWFVQLLKKRPALETTAYAIVAWVGVKLAVITLAHKDIGVLDPHFPHSTTWTLIFYGVLVGIALLGWFAPGNKSSEKPSA is encoded by the coding sequence ATGGAATCTATTTGGCTCGAATATGCATGGGCATTATTGATTCTAATCGGGTTAGAAGGGTTATTATCAGCTGATAATGCTCTTGTACTAGCAGTTATAGCCAAACATTTACCCGATGATGAGAAAAAAAGAGCGATTAATTACGGCATTCTTATGGCATTCATTTTTCGGTTTGTAGCTCTTTTTGCCATTTCATTTATCGCCAACGTCTGGTGGATCCAAGCCGTAGGAGCAGCTTATCTTCTGTATCTAGGTTTGAAGCATGTCATTAAGGCACGGCTTGGGAAACACAATGAGAATATTCATAAGGATGATGAAAAGGAGTCTGCTGGAAAGGGGTTCTGGCCGACAGTGGGGAAAATTGCGTTAGCTGACCTTGCTTTTGCAATTGATTCTATTTTAGCTGCGGTGGCTATAGCCCTTGGACTTCCGGATTCACAATTTGGAGAAATCGGTGGTATGGATGGAGGGCAGTTTGCAGTTGTAGTTCTTGGAGGGATTGCTGGTCTTATCCTAATCAAATTTGCAGCGACCTGGTTTGTACAACTCCTTAAAAAGCGACCTGCCTTAGAAACTACAGCATATGCCATTGTTGCCTGGGTAGGTGTGAAACTTGCTGTTATTACTCTTGCGCATAAAGATATTGGTGTCTTAGATCCTCATTTTCCCCATAGCACCACTTGGACCCTGATTTTCTATGGAGTATTAGTTGGTATCGCTCTATTGGGTTGGTTTGCACCGGGCAATAAGTCATCAGAGAAACCATCGGCCTAA
- a CDS encoding spore coat protein — protein MAKELAMHETLEVHEILTLKTSCVTKGTAMLELVEDENLKKILEEDVQTSTEAIKELKKILKKAQ, from the coding sequence ATGGCAAAGGAATTAGCTATGCACGAAACGCTAGAAGTTCATGAAATCTTAACGCTTAAAACCTCATGTGTAACAAAAGGAACAGCGATGCTGGAATTGGTAGAGGATGAGAATTTAAAAAAGATTCTTGAAGAAGATGTTCAAACATCTACTGAAGCGATTAAAGAATTGAAAAAAATCTTAAAGAAAGCTCAATAA
- a CDS encoding spore coat protein, protein MATKSTLTKTLDDLAIATDLLLSAKNGVRTYAVALTETATPDARSSKGIKKAIR, encoded by the coding sequence ATGGCCACTAAAAGTACTCTTACTAAAACATTAGATGATCTTGCAATTGCGACTGATTTATTATTATCAGCTAAAAATGGTGTACGAACATATGCGGTAGCGCTTACAGAAACGGCGACGCCCGACGCCCGAAGTTCGAAAGGTATTAAAAAAGCAATTAGATAA
- a CDS encoding general stress protein has translation MKEIKVAENSGQANKFIEEFFANGFSKSEIYLLTYNKERSEYLTNTTNTKEYRASEQGIFESAVNKLFSREDELHSKMASLGLTQEEAKQCVGEMKQERIIIIAKKDM, from the coding sequence GTGAAAGAAATTAAAGTAGCAGAAAATAGTGGTCAGGCAAATAAGTTTATTGAAGAGTTTTTTGCCAACGGGTTTAGTAAAAGTGAAATTTATTTGTTGACCTATAATAAAGAGCGCTCGGAATATTTAACAAATACAACAAATACAAAAGAATATCGAGCTTCTGAACAAGGAATTTTTGAATCTGCAGTTAATAAGTTATTTTCTCGTGAAGATGAACTTCATTCTAAAATGGCCTCTTTAGGTTTAACCCAAGAAGAAGCTAAACAATGTGTCGGTGAAATGAAACAAGAACGTATAATAATTATTGCAAAAAAAGATATGTAA
- a CDS encoding PAS domain S-box protein: MNENISGIDYREVIEYALDPLIIHSNHKIIYVNHAAEHFFRGKREDIIGASPLDIFQETSKAAIRKRIQSAYERPAELIEETIFRMDGTTVNVELYCHPLLLRDKKVIQTYVRDITVRKESETRQKEIIKQINELSTTLVPLLEGIAVLPLVGSIDKERANQLLMAVPVKVQTQNIKCLIIDFSGIYTLDSIVTEHLFKINSVMSLLGVQCILTGLRPELSRSAVQLGINLDSTPTMATVKNALHFLGITSSKYPVK; encoded by the coding sequence ATGAATGAAAACATTTCGGGTATCGATTATCGGGAAGTCATTGAATATGCGTTAGATCCACTTATTATTCATTCAAATCATAAGATTATATATGTTAACCACGCAGCTGAACATTTTTTTAGAGGAAAAAGGGAAGATATCATAGGTGCAAGTCCTTTAGATATATTTCAAGAAACATCTAAGGCAGCAATAAGGAAAAGAATCCAATCTGCTTATGAGCGCCCAGCAGAGCTCATTGAGGAAACCATATTTAGAATGGATGGAACCACCGTTAATGTTGAATTATATTGTCATCCCTTGCTACTGAGAGATAAAAAAGTAATCCAAACCTATGTGAGAGATATTACGGTAAGAAAAGAGAGTGAAACAAGACAAAAAGAAATAATAAAGCAAATAAATGAACTGTCTACAACACTTGTTCCTCTTTTAGAGGGAATCGCTGTACTTCCCTTAGTAGGATCTATAGATAAGGAAAGAGCAAACCAACTTTTAATGGCTGTTCCAGTAAAAGTGCAGACACAAAATATAAAGTGTTTAATTATAGACTTTTCAGGTATTTATACACTGGATTCAATTGTAACGGAGCATCTTTTTAAAATTAATAGCGTTATGTCACTACTTGGAGTGCAATGTATCTTAACCGGATTAAGACCAGAATTATCTCGCTCTGCTGTACAGCTAGGTATTAATTTAGATTCTACCCCGACAATGGCTACTGTAAAAAATGCACTTCATTTTTTAGGAATTACTTCTAGTAAATACCCTGTAAAATGA
- a CDS encoding DinB family protein has translation MTQTNTAFRDALIKSLRGERGHLPTINAIIDINMELASHKQKELPYSIYQLVKHMSYWQDFLLALAKGENPEKPKSVSESWPQHPAPLDEEDWKKMIQHFCDGIDEACHLANTLAIEESLDAWPSETPGGLLRNIASHNSYHLGEIGVMRRLNGAWPPPTGGYPA, from the coding sequence ATGACACAAACGAATACAGCATTTCGTGATGCACTTATCAAATCACTGCGAGGTGAAAGAGGGCATCTTCCAACGATTAACGCAATAATTGATATTAATATGGAACTTGCTTCACATAAACAAAAGGAATTACCTTATTCTATTTATCAATTAGTGAAGCATATGAGCTATTGGCAAGACTTTTTACTTGCTCTTGCTAAAGGAGAAAACCCTGAAAAACCGAAAAGTGTGAGTGAAAGCTGGCCCCAACATCCAGCCCCGCTTGATGAGGAAGATTGGAAAAAGATGATCCAGCATTTTTGTGATGGAATTGACGAAGCTTGTCACCTAGCCAATACATTAGCAATTGAAGAATCTCTGGATGCTTGGCCAAGTGAAACCCCAGGGGGATTACTGCGTAACATTGCTTCTCACAACAGTTATCATCTAGGTGAAATTGGCGTTATGAGAAGGTTAAACGGAGCATGGCCGCCGCCAACAGGAGGCTATCCTGCTTAA
- a CDS encoding DMT family transporter, with protein sequence MGYVFLTIGLVLGISGQMCVKLSKGFRQTFPTIGAFLLFITCIYFISLTTRYFEMGIVFAIWAGLTIASTTLLGIYIFKESKNTRKIISVTLIITGVIILKVF encoded by the coding sequence ATGGGATACGTATTCTTAACGATCGGTTTAGTTTTAGGCATTTCAGGACAAATGTGTGTAAAACTATCTAAAGGCTTTAGACAAACTTTTCCCACAATAGGTGCATTCTTGCTGTTCATTACTTGTATCTATTTTATTTCTCTAACAACACGCTATTTTGAAATGGGGATCGTTTTTGCTATATGGGCAGGGCTGACGATTGCTAGTACAACGCTGTTAGGTATTTATATATTTAAGGAATCCAAAAACACAAGAAAGATAATCTCCGTTACTCTTATTATTACAGGTGTTATTATACTTAAAGTTTTTTAA
- a CDS encoding DMT family transporter translates to MFYLLLSLAIILEVIAVFFLNLTNGFTNFVPTVFAILFYCSSIAAYMLLNAKGEVGVASALYAGGATVLVVVTGIIFFDETISLSKILGVSLIIIGAASLNIKANSKERMTT, encoded by the coding sequence TTGTTTTATTTATTATTGTCTCTTGCCATTATCTTAGAGGTAATCGCAGTATTTTTTCTAAATCTCACAAATGGATTCACAAACTTTGTTCCTACTGTTTTTGCAATACTATTTTATTGTTCTTCCATTGCTGCTTATATGCTACTTAACGCCAAAGGTGAAGTAGGAGTAGCCAGCGCTTTGTATGCAGGAGGAGCAACCGTACTTGTTGTTGTCACAGGTATTATTTTTTTTGATGAAACCATTTCCTTATCTAAAATCTTAGGAGTTTCTCTTATTATAATCGGTGCGGCTTCTCTTAACATTAAAGCGAATTCTAAAGAAAGGATGACAACATAA
- a CDS encoding LysR family transcriptional regulator, with translation MEVEDIRIFMAVAEYGSVSLAADKLGYVQPNVTARIRSLERKIGHPLFHRHRRGMTLNVEGRKLLIYGEQMMRLMDEIYKAFQDERNLVGSLCIGLVETVVGFPEIISSYHNKYKNVDISLVSGVSTQLIEKVLKFQLDGAFVAEPVNVSTLDQIPAFDEEIVLVCSANEKGKKQIQSARELIHLPFILFNEGCQYRERLQQWLKDEQIVSPKIMEFATLETIMGTVVSGLGVTLIARSLAEKYEREGLVQLFSIPKSYRNLRIVYVRRCDSYLGVTEREFINTINEVRERKKQK, from the coding sequence ATGGAAGTAGAAGATATACGTATATTTATGGCTGTGGCAGAATACGGCAGTGTAAGCCTTGCTGCTGATAAGCTAGGTTATGTCCAACCAAATGTAACAGCACGCATTCGATCTCTTGAACGGAAAATTGGACACCCACTGTTTCATCGTCACAGACGTGGAATGACATTAAATGTAGAAGGTCGAAAACTTTTAATTTATGGAGAACAAATGATGAGGCTAATGGATGAAATATACAAAGCGTTTCAAGATGAGCGTAACCTCGTTGGATCATTATGTATTGGATTAGTTGAAACTGTAGTAGGGTTTCCTGAAATTATTTCTTCCTATCATAATAAGTACAAAAATGTAGATATTTCTCTAGTATCAGGAGTAAGTACACAATTAATAGAGAAAGTTCTTAAGTTCCAATTAGATGGCGCATTTGTAGCAGAACCAGTAAATGTGTCAACGCTTGATCAAATTCCGGCTTTTGATGAAGAAATTGTACTTGTATGTAGTGCAAATGAAAAAGGTAAGAAACAGATTCAGTCTGCCAGAGAGTTAATACACTTACCATTCATTTTATTTAATGAAGGCTGCCAATATAGAGAAAGGCTACAGCAATGGTTAAAAGACGAACAGATAGTATCGCCAAAAATTATGGAATTTGCTACACTTGAAACGATTATGGGGACAGTAGTTTCTGGGCTTGGTGTGACACTTATAGCCCGGTCATTGGCGGAAAAATATGAGAGGGAAGGGTTAGTACAACTTTTTTCAATACCCAAATCTTACAGAAATCTTAGAATTGTGTATGTTCGTCGTTGCGACTCTTATCTAGGAGTAACTGAGCGTGAATTTATAAATACAATCAATGAGGTAAGAGAAAGGAAAAAACAGAAATAA
- a CDS encoding Lsa family ABC-F type ribosomal protection protein: MSMIQVQNLTFSYPSSFDNIFEDVNFQIDTDWKLGFIGRNGRGKTTFFNLLLGNYEYSGEIISSVEFNYFPYPVSDKSKYTHEILEEICSQAEDWEFLREISCLNVDAEVMYRPFETLSNGEQTKVLLAGLFLNEGQFLLIDEPTNHLDTDARKTVSDYLRKKKGFILISHDRIFLDGCVDHILSINRANIEVQSGNYSSWKLNFDRQQEHEEATNQRLQKDIGRLKQSSKRTTGWSNQVESSKNGTTNSGSKLDKGFVGHKAAKMMKRAKNLESRQQKAIEEKSKLLKNVEKTESLKLEPLELQTNELINLTDVSVKYDDQIVNKPISFKVEQGDRIVLDGKNGRGKSSILKLILGKPIHHTGSIKLSSGLIISYVQQDTSHLKGMLSKFIEDHEINETLFKSILRKMDFDRIQFEKDISYYSGGQKKKLLIAKSLCEKAHLYIWDEPLNFIDIYSRMQIEELIQSFNPTMVIVEHDQAFQQTVATKVISM; this comes from the coding sequence ATGTCAATGATACAAGTTCAAAATTTAACTTTTTCTTACCCAAGTAGCTTTGACAATATTTTTGAAGATGTAAACTTTCAAATAGATACGGATTGGAAACTTGGATTTATCGGTAGAAATGGCCGAGGTAAAACAACATTCTTTAATTTATTATTAGGAAATTATGAGTATAGTGGCGAAATCATTTCCTCGGTAGAATTTAATTATTTCCCTTATCCAGTTTCAGATAAAAGCAAGTATACTCATGAAATCTTAGAAGAGATTTGCTCCCAAGCAGAAGATTGGGAATTTCTTCGTGAAATATCCTGTCTAAATGTTGATGCAGAGGTCATGTATCGACCCTTTGAAACATTATCAAATGGGGAACAAACAAAGGTGTTGCTTGCTGGACTTTTTTTGAATGAGGGTCAATTTCTATTGATTGATGAGCCAACCAATCACCTAGACACTGACGCACGAAAGACAGTCTCTGATTATTTAAGGAAGAAAAAAGGGTTTATTTTAATTTCACATGACAGAATCTTTTTAGATGGATGCGTGGATCATATCTTATCTATTAATAGAGCAAATATTGAAGTTCAAAGCGGGAACTATTCTTCTTGGAAGTTAAACTTTGATAGACAGCAGGAGCACGAAGAGGCAACAAACCAACGTCTACAAAAAGACATTGGGAGATTAAAACAATCTTCAAAGCGTACAACAGGTTGGTCTAATCAAGTGGAATCTTCCAAAAATGGGACGACGAATTCGGGTTCTAAGTTGGATAAAGGTTTTGTAGGACATAAAGCAGCAAAGATGATGAAGAGAGCGAAGAACCTCGAATCAAGGCAACAAAAAGCTATTGAGGAAAAGTCAAAGCTGCTAAAAAATGTAGAAAAAACCGAGTCTTTAAAATTAGAGCCATTAGAACTTCAAACAAATGAATTGATTAATTTGACTGATGTTTCTGTTAAGTACGATGATCAAATAGTAAATAAGCCAATTAGCTTTAAAGTTGAACAAGGTGACCGTATTGTACTTGATGGAAAGAATGGAAGGGGAAAAAGCAGTATTCTAAAACTAATTCTAGGAAAACCGATACATCATACAGGCTCAATCAAATTAAGTTCAGGTCTCATTATTTCCTATGTTCAACAAGATACCTCTCATTTGAAAGGGATGTTATCGAAGTTTATTGAAGATCATGAGATTAATGAAACACTATTTAAATCTATCCTGCGTAAGATGGATTTTGACCGAATTCAATTTGAGAAAGATATATCTTATTATTCTGGTGGACAAAAGAAAAAGCTGCTTATAGCCAAAAGTTTATGTGAAAAAGCTCATTTGTATATTTGGGATGAACCATTAAATTTTATTGATATTTATTCCCGTATGCAGATTGAAGAGCTAATTCAAAGCTTTAATCCAACCATGGTTATTGTTGAACATGATCAAGCATTTCAACAAACAGTTGCAACAAAAGTTATATCTATGTAG
- a CDS encoding DinB family protein has product MEELLRKRTGGVGGILHTLFHIVDVEWSWVRVLQGKDDFQESFEEYQSLEKILQLDTKFQPEVREFVRSWSVEKENNILYNPQPDESIMTDTWGEVMRHMIAHEIHHIGQLSIWARQIGKKPVSANLIGRELSHTLPKI; this is encoded by the coding sequence ATGGAGGAATTGCTTCGGAAACGAACAGGAGGCGTAGGAGGAATATTACATACTCTCTTTCACATTGTTGATGTAGAGTGGAGTTGGGTTCGAGTTCTTCAGGGAAAGGATGATTTCCAGGAGAGTTTTGAGGAATATCAAAGCTTAGAAAAAATTCTCCAGCTAGATACAAAATTTCAACCAGAGGTAAGAGAGTTTGTTAGGTCTTGGAGTGTAGAAAAAGAAAATAATATTCTTTATAACCCACAACCAGACGAAAGCATAATGACTGATACTTGGGGAGAAGTTATGCGTCATATGATTGCCCATGAAATACATCATATTGGACAATTATCGATATGGGCTAGGCAAATAGGAAAGAAGCCAGTTTCAGCCAACCTTATCGGTAGAGAACTTAGCCATACATTGCCAAAAATTTAA
- a CDS encoding BH0509 family protein: MSQVERNSKVQKLVEYQKFNEEEVSKMTDPQVEYYHWLYFDDSAYDYM, translated from the coding sequence ATGAGCCAAGTGGAAAGAAATTCTAAAGTGCAGAAATTAGTTGAGTATCAAAAATTCAATGAAGAAGAAGTTTCGAAGATGACAGATCCGCAGGTTGAATATTATCACTGGCTCTATTTTGATGATTCTGCTTATGATTATATGTAA
- a CDS encoding fatty acid desaturase: protein MSKQKTTELRKNVAPFEKPNTKSSIKQLINTFLPFLLLWFLAYQSLSVSYWLTLPLSIVTAGFVVRIFIIFHDCCHQSFFKSRKANNVLGTISGVITMFPYEQWKRSHSIHHATSSNLDKRGTGDVWVMTVDEYVAASHWGRLAYQVYRNPIAMFGLGPIYLFLVSNRLNRKDAKRKERLNTYLTNFSIVAVYALLCWGIGWQAFLLVQAPILFVAGSLGIWLFYVQHQFEDSYFENEEEWDYVKAAVDGSSYYKLPKILQWVTGNIGFHHVHHLAPRVPNYNLEKAHESTPPLQKATTITLSTSLKSLRFRLLDHQNKRFVSFKEFKHLVDNKKSRMNLNNKRPNLDKN, encoded by the coding sequence ATGAGTAAACAAAAAACGACTGAATTAAGAAAAAATGTAGCACCTTTTGAAAAACCCAATACGAAATCGAGTATAAAGCAATTGATAAACACATTCCTTCCGTTTTTGCTACTTTGGTTTCTAGCTTATCAAAGTTTATCAGTTTCTTATTGGCTAACACTACCATTATCTATTGTTACAGCCGGGTTCGTCGTCCGAATCTTCATTATTTTCCATGATTGTTGTCATCAATCATTTTTCAAAAGCCGAAAAGCGAATAATGTCCTTGGCACAATCAGTGGGGTTATCACCATGTTTCCGTATGAACAATGGAAACGAAGCCATTCCATTCATCATGCTACGAGCAGCAACTTAGATAAACGAGGAACCGGTGATGTGTGGGTCATGACAGTTGATGAGTATGTTGCAGCTTCCCACTGGGGCCGGTTAGCTTACCAAGTTTACCGCAATCCAATTGCTATGTTTGGATTAGGTCCCATCTATCTTTTCTTAGTTTCTAACCGATTGAATCGAAAAGACGCGAAACGAAAGGAACGTTTGAACACGTATTTGACCAATTTCTCAATTGTTGCGGTGTATGCACTTTTATGTTGGGGTATTGGTTGGCAAGCTTTTCTTCTCGTTCAAGCTCCCATCCTTTTTGTAGCAGGGTCACTTGGAATTTGGCTATTTTACGTACAGCATCAATTTGAGGATTCCTACTTTGAAAACGAAGAAGAGTGGGATTACGTGAAGGCTGCAGTTGATGGTAGCTCCTATTACAAGCTCCCTAAAATTTTACAATGGGTAACAGGTAATATTGGTTTCCATCATGTACATCATTTGGCCCCAAGAGTTCCAAACTATAATTTAGAAAAAGCGCATGAGTCTACACCACCATTACAGAAAGCAACAACCATTACACTAAGCACAAGCTTGAAGTCTCTTCGTTTTCGACTTTTAGATCACCAAAATAAACGTTTTGTAAGCTTCAAAGAATTTAAGCATCTAGTAGACAATAAAAAATCGCGTATGAATTTGAATAACAAAAGACCAAACCTCGATAAAAATTGA
- a CDS encoding cold-shock protein, with amino-acid sequence MEQGTVKWFNADKGFGFIEVEGGEDVFVHFSSIQGDGFKSLDEGQKVTFDIEQGQRGAQAANVHKVA; translated from the coding sequence ATGGAACAAGGTACAGTGAAATGGTTTAATGCAGACAAAGGGTTCGGTTTTATCGAAGTTGAAGGCGGAGAAGATGTATTCGTACATTTTAGCTCTATTCAAGGTGACGGCTTTAAATCATTAGACGAAGGTCAAAAAGTAACGTTTGATATTGAACAAGGACAACGTGGAGCACAAGCTGCTAACGTTCATAAAGTAGCATAA
- a CDS encoding cold-inducible protein YdjO-related protein — MYYNHRKKNQEPLPKERIEIWECESEECNGWMRKNFSYQNHQKCPLCGHKMRTGKRLLDASPNPHQK, encoded by the coding sequence ATGTATTATAACCATAGGAAGAAAAATCAAGAGCCCTTACCTAAAGAACGAATAGAGATTTGGGAATGTGAATCAGAAGAATGTAATGGTTGGATGAGAAAAAATTTCTCTTATCAAAATCATCAAAAGTGTCCTTTGTGTGGCCATAAAATGAGAACAGGAAAACGGCTTTTAGATGCGTCTCCTAATCCCCATCAAAAATAA